GGCGCTTCGCCGCGGTCGGCGCGAGCGACGGCGCACTCAAGCCCTTCACCGCCGACGCCGACGAGCCGGGCCGTGCCCTCGAAGTCACACCGGACGGGAACAACGTCGTACTCGGCGGTGACTTCTTCACCGTCAACGGCACGAACACCCATGCCCTGGCCGTCGTCAACGCGACGAGCGGCGCCCTCACCAAGGCCTACCCGGGCTTCATCGAGACCAACTCGGTGGTCAAGGACATCGCCACCGACGCGACCGGCTTCTACACGGGCAACGAGGGCACGGGCGGCGGCGTCTTCGACGGCCGCATCGCGCTCGACCTCGGCGACTTCAACCAGCGCTGGCGCGACACCTGCCTCGGCGCCACCCAGGCCGTGCTGCCCTACCAGAACGTGCTCTACAGCGCCTCGCACGCGCACGACTGCTCCAGTGTCGGCGAGTACCCCGACGGCCGGCGCCACCACCTCCTGGCCCAGCCGACCACCAGCGTCGGCAAGCTGGGCTGGGCACCCGACACCAACGACGGCATCGGCGAGGGCATCGGCCCGCGCGTGATGACGGTGGGCTCCAAGGCCGGGGTCCCCTACCTGTGGGTCGGCGGCGAATTCACCACCGTCAACGGGGCGGCCCAGCAGAGCCTGACCCGCTTCGCCTCGACCGGCGACACCGGGGCGCCGACCGTGCCCGTCGCGAGCGCCGTCAGCTTCAAGCCGGTCGAGGTGCAGGTGCGCTGGCGCACCAGCCTCGACCTGGACGACAGCGCGCTCACCTACCGGATCTACCGCAACGGCTCCGCGACCGCGATCGGCACGGTCACCGCGGACTCGCTGTTCTTCAAGCGACCGCAGGCCTCCTGGACGGACACCACCGTCCTCGCCGGACAGTCCTACACGTACCGGGTGACGGCCACCGACGCGGCCGGCAACACCAGCGCCCTGTCCGGGACCGCGTCCGTCACCGTGCCCACCTCGGTCGACGCGTACCCGAACGCCGTCCGTACCGACGGCGCCCAGCAATTCTGGCGCTACGACGAGTCGGCCCTGCCGTTCGTCGCCGACTCCTCGGTGGCGGGCAACGAGAGCGGCGTCCACCTGAACGGACCGGCACTGCGCCAGTCGCCCGGTGCGGTCAACGGCGCGAGCACCGCGATCGGCTTCAACGGCACCAACACCCAGGTGTACGGCGACAAGCGGCAGACCGTGGGCAGCAGCTACTCCATCGAGACCTGGTTCAAGACGAACACCACCCGGGGCGGCAAGCTCGTCGGTTTCGGCAACAACCAGGACCGCGGCAGCAGTCGGTACGACAAGCACATCTACATGACCAATGACGGCCGGCTGGTCTACGGCGTCTACACAGGAGCGACCCGCACCCTCACCACCGGCAACGCCGAGCGGTACAACGACGACAAGTGGCACCACGTCGTCGCCACCCAGGGCCCCGGCGGCATGACCCTGTACGTGGACGGCGCCCAGAAGGGCACCCTCAACGTCACCACGCACGAGGACTTCACCGGCTACTGGCACGCGGGCGGCGACAACCTCAACGCCTGGCCCGACCGCCCGACCAGCGACTACTGGGCGGGACTGCTCGACGAGACGGCCGTCTACCCGAGCGTGCTGAGCGCGGCGCAGGTCCAGCACCACTACGCCCTCGCCACCGCACCCGCCGACTCGGTCGTCCAGCTCACGGCGGCCGAGGACACCTACGCCAACGCCGGCGCCCCCGGCACCAACTACGGGGCCTCGGGCTCCCTCGCCGTCCGCGGGACCCCGCTCTACGCGAGCTACCTGCGCTTCAACCTGCCCGCCGCGCCGGCCGGGACGGTGCTCAAGTCGGCGACGCTCAGCGTGAAGACCAGCACCATGAGCGGCGCGGGCACCACGGACACCGTCTCGGTGGTCCCGGTCACCGGGGCGTGGACCGAGGGCGCAACGACGTACGACAACCGCCCGGGCCTGGGAGCCCCGGCGCTCGGCGGCTTCCCGGGCGTCCCGGACGGCTCGGCCGTCCACACTGCCGGGCTGGACACGGCCACGGTGGCGTCCGCCCTGGGCACCGCCTATGGCCTGGCACTGACCAGCACCGGAACCGACGCCCTGTGGCTCTGGTCCTCCGAAGCCGCGGCCGACGAAGGCACGCCCCGGCTGACGCTGACCTTCGGCGCGCCGTGACCCGCCGCTGAGCGGGGGGCGGTACCGCCCCGGACGGTACCGCCCCGGGGGCGGCCCTCAGCGGGGCGGTTCGACCTCCAGGAAACGGCGGCGGCGGGGGCCGCGGTACAGCAGGCATTCCCACCCGTGCCGCTCCAGCACCCGCCCGCACTCCGACAGCCGCTCCTGCTCCTCGTCCGCCGCGCCACCGCCCGGCGGGCCGAGCCAGGACACGTGCACCCGCCCGGGTTCCGGCGCGGGCGCCACCCGGTAACCGCTCCGCGTGCGCCGCCCGTCCGGGGCCACCGCCGACGGCGCGACGCCCGAGGCCTCCAGTACGAGGGCCACTGCGCGCGGCATCCGGCGCAGCTCCCACGGGGCGGGAACCCCGGCACCCCGCGGGCCGTTCACCAGACGCCGGATCTGCATCAGCCCCTCGTACGCCGTCCGGACCTCGGCCGCCCGCCCGGGGCCCGCCGGCGGGGCCGGGCCGTCCCCGGTCGCCGCCTCGAAGCCCTGCCCGCCCGGTTCCTCCGCCACGCACACCACCCCGTCTGAGTACGCCACGTCCAACGGCATGAGTATCCGCACCGATTCCCCGCCGGGCCCCCGCTGGTCGAATGGCGGCATGAAGAACGAAGCCGCGCGCGGCCCGCACCACCCGCGCATGCAGCAGGTCGCCACCGCCGGTTCGGCGCTGGCCGTGGCACTGGTCCCGCTGGTGGTCGGGGTCCTGGTCGCCAAGGGGATGTCCGCCGACCCGCACGCCCCCGTCAACGCCCTGATCGCCGGGGGCGGCCGGCGCGCCGGGCTGCCCGGCGCCGAGTGGCGGCGACGCGGGCACACCGCCATGCGCCGGCTGCGGACCGCCCGCGAGGGCACTGCCCGGCGCTGCGCCGCCGCCCGCGGACGGCGCACGCGGCGTGCACCGGCCACGGCCGTCAGGGGGTCAGGGGCTCCTGGAGTTCGGTGACCCACTGCTCACGGTCCTCGGGGCAGGCAAGGCCCAGCTCGCGCGCGAACCCGGCCGAGCGGTGACCGTGGGCGTCGATCCACCGGGCCAGCGCCTGCACCGTGGGCAACACGTCGTCCATCGGCCCGCGGTGCACCACGGTCGCCGCCCGCTCGACCCCGGGCAGCTCGACGATCCTCACCGCACCCCCGAGGTCCCGGGCGTGGACGGCCGCTGCGACGGGGAGCCCGGCGTGCACCAGGACGGATCCGGGCGCGGCGTCCGGAGCGTCCTCGTAGTAGGCCAGACCCGGGCCCGTCGGAACCACCCCCGCAGCCTCGACGCGGCTGCACAGCTCCTCGTACAAAGGACCGATGACCGGCCCGATCTCCTGCGGGGCGTATCCGGCGGCGACGCCGGTCACCTCCGCCAGCCGGACGGGCGGCAGGCTCTTCACGACGATCTCGTCGGTGGGCATGGTCCCCTCGCTCTCGATGGTCCGGAGCCTCGTCTCGACCTCCGCCAGCCTCGCCGCTGCTGCGGCCAGGGCGCTCTCCAGTTCCGCCCGCCGCAACCGCAGCATCCCGCGCAGCTCCGCCACGCCCGGCCGCTCGTTGAGGATCGCCCCCACCTCTTCGAGGGTGAAGCCGAGCTCCTTGAGGGCGATGACGCGGTTGAGGCGGGTGAGCTGCTCGGCCTCGTAGAAGCGGTAGCCGCTGGCGGGGTCGACACGTGCCGGACGCAGCAGTCCGAGGGCGTCGTAATGACGCAGCATGCGGACCGACACCCGGCCGTACTTCGCGAAGTCTCCGATGGTGAACATGACGCCTCCATTGCAGGGCCTGACACGGTGTGAGGGTCAAGCCCCGAGCGCCCGGACCGGAATCCGGGCCGGTCAGCGGTCGTACTGGCGCACGCACAGGTCGACGACGGACGGCGGTACGACGCCCTCCGCGGCCGCGCACAGCTCCTCGCCGCCCCGGCCGCGCGGGACCGTCCTGCGCGGTGCGTCGGGCGGGCGGACCCGCCGGGGGGCGGCGGGCTTCGCGGCGTGCTCGCCGCCCCTGCGGGCGGGGTGCACGCGGGTCTTGCCCTTCGGCTGCCCCTCGGCCTCCGGCCCGGGGTCGGGGGCCGCATCCGGGGCCGGGCCGGGGTCGGGCAACGGGCTCAGCGGCAGCGGCTCGGACGGGGGAAGGACGGGAGGTGCGTCCGGGGCGTCGACGGGCGGCAGCGAACCCCGGGCGGGACCCGCGGCGGGCTCACCGGGCCCGACCGACACGCAGCCGGCGCTTGCCAGGAGCGCGAGGAGGGAAAGGGGCAGGGCGGCCCGGCGTAACTGCATTCCCCCACCATGCCGCACCCCGGACGGCCCAGACGCGCCGCTCACGCGTCCGGGTGACACGATGCGCGCCGGAGCTCGCAACCCGCCGGCCCGACCGGAGGGAACGGGCGGATCGGACACCGGGCTTGACCGGACCCGTCCCGGGCGGCAAGAGTGCGCCCCGATCAAGCACCACGGCGCGACCCGTACTTCGAAAGACGCACCCATGCCCCTGCCCGCCCGCACGGCGGTACCCCTTGCCACCAGCCGGAAGCGGGCCCATGCCTGACGACGGCCTGCTGGTACGCCCCTACGTCGCGGCCCCCGGCCCGCCGGCCTCCGCGGCCAACGGCCCGACCTGGCCCGAAGGCGCGGCGCCGCCGGTTCCCGCGCCCTCGACCGCCCCGGCGGTGTCCGTCGTGCCCGACCGGCGCGTGCGCGGCGGTCGGGCGCCCGCCCTCCTCGCCCTCCTCGCCCTGCTCGGGCTCTCGGTCGCCGGCGCCCTGGTGTTCCTGCCCGGCGGCCCCGACCCCGGACCCGGCCGAGCCTCGGCGCCGCCCGGCCTGAGCGTGCCGGTGCTCCCGGCACGCAGCCCCGACACCGACCCGGCACCCCCTTCCGCCACCCCGGACCGGCCGAAGGCCTCCACCCCGGCGCCGGTCAGGGCCACGCCGTCGGCTCCCGGCTCCCGGCCGGGGAGCACGCCCGGGGGCGGCCCGTCCGGCGTCGTCCCGCCGACCCCGGCCGAGGACTCCGCGACCCTGCGCCAGGGGGACAAGGGCCCCGAGGTGCGCGTCCTCCAGCAGCGGCTGTACGCGCAGGGGTTCACGTACGTCGCCGTCACCGGCGTCTACGACGGGCGCACCCGGCGCGGTGTCGCGCAGCTCCAGAGCGACCGCGACATCAAGGGCGACCCGCCCGGCGTCTACGGCCCGGCGACGCGGGCCGCCTTCGGCTGAGGCGCGGTGGTGCCGGTGCGCGTGCCGCCCGGGCGGGACCGTCCCGGGCGTCCCGGGCGGTCGGGGCGGCCTGGGCGGTCGGGGGCGGGCGGCGCGGCTTGCCGGGGCGGGCGCGGCCGTCCGTGATGGGATGGCGGCACGCAGGCGATCGCACCAGCCACCAGCTCACGGAGAGGCCGGGTACATGTCCGAGGAAACGATGCGGGCCATGGCATACGAGACGTACGGCGGTACGGAGGTGCTCGCCGAGACCAGGCTGCCGGTCCCCAAGGTCGCGCCCGGCGAGGTGCTCGTCCGCGTCAAGTACGCCTCGGTCAACCCGGTCGACTGGAAGATCATGGCGGGTGGGCTCGACGCGCTGATGGACGTCGTGTACCCGGTGGTCCCGGGCTGGGACGTCGCCGGGACCATCGAGCGCGTCGGCATCGACGTCCCCGAGTTCGCGGTCGGGGACGAGGTCATGGCGTACGCCCGCAAGGACTACGTGCACGGCGGCACCTTCGCCGAGTTCGTCAGCGTCCCCGTACGGGCACTGGCCGCGAAGCCCGCCTCGCTCGACTGGAAGCAGGCCGCCGGGCTTCCGCTGGCCGGCCTCACCGCGTACCAGCTCCTCACCCGCCTGGGCACGGGCAAGGAGGACACCGTCCTCGTGCACGGTGCGTCGGGCGGCGTCGGCTCCTTCGGCGTGCAGATCGCCCGCTCGCTCGGTGCCCGCGTCATCGGCACTGCCTCGCCGCGCAACCACGACCGGCTGCGCGAACTGGGATGCGAGCCCGTCGCGTACGGGGACGGCCTCGCCGACCGCGTCCGCGAGCTGGCCCCCGACGGGGTGAGCGTCGTCGCGGACTTCGTCGGCGGGGTACTGGACGTGACGCGGGCGGTCCTCGCGGACGGCGGGCGCCACGCGTCGATCGCCGACCACACGGTGCTCGGCGCGGGCGGCCAGTGGATGTGGGTCAGGCCGGTCGCCGACGACCTCACCGAACTGGGCCGGCTCGCGGACAGCGGGCTGCTGACGGTGCCGGTCGCCGAGACCTTCCCCCTGGCCGAGCTGGCGGCGGCCTTCGAGCTGAGCCAGGCCGGGCACACGGCCGGGAAGATCGTCATCGAGCTCTGAGCGTCCCCGTCCCGCGGGTCAGGCCAGCGAGGGGACCGCTCCGCACTCCGCCCAGGTGACCTCGACGCCCGGCAGACCCGAGGACCACGGGCCGGTGAGCGAGGCCAGCCGGGCCGCGTCCGGAGGGGCGGTCCCGAGGCCGATCGCGTACCGGGCCAGGGTGTCGCCGCGCTCGAACGGGCGGGGCCAGGCGTGGACGTCGGGCAGCCCGGCGTCCGCGAGGACGCCGAGCAGGGCCCGCAGACGGCCCCGCATCCGGCCCAGGTTCTCCTCGAGCTGACCGGGCCCCGCGCCGCGTACGGTGACCACCGCCCATGCCGCGTGCCGCCGGTGGGGCGGCGTGGGGGCGGCGGGGGAGCGGCGGCCCGGATCGGCGTCCAGCGACTCCCACGCCGCGTACAGCTCCCGCACCAGCAGGTCCCGGGTCCCGGGGCCCACTTGGGCCGTGCAACTGCGGACGGGGTGGGAGGGCGTGAGTACGGTGACGGCCGGGTCGGAGCCCTCGTCCGGGCCGGGGGCCGCGTCCCGGACGCCAGGCGCGTCCAGGGTGTTCGGCGTGTCCAGGGCGACCGGGACGCGCCAGTCCCAGGCGGCCCAGGTGGCGAAGAACTCCCTGAGCAGCGCCCCGGGGGCCAGGTCCTCGGCCTCCGCGACCGTGCGCGCCGCCAGTACCGCCCAGGCCAGCCCCGGCAGACCGCCGAACGGTGCGCTGTCCAGGCCACGGGACCGGGCCCAGGCCTTCACCTCGCGCGCCAGCCCCGCGAACGCCCCGGACGCCGCGCCCACGAAGCCCCGTACCGCGTCGGCGTCGCTGACCGCGCTCAGCGCCACCGCCGCCGCCCCGCCCAACGCGGCCCGCCGGGACACCGCCCGCGCCGGGGGCGTCGTCCCGGTGGCGACGGCCACCAGGTCCACGTCCAGCCCGTCCACCCGGAACCGCAGGCCCGGCACCCGCGCCCCCGTGACCAGCCGGAGTCGCCGGGCATGCGGCAGCGCCGCCGCGATCCGCTCCCGCAGCCGCTCGGGGTCCACCTCGCCCGGCAGGGCCGCCACCAGGTCCAGGTCAGCCCCCGGCAGCGCGCAGCCCATGCGCCGGGACCCGGCCAGGTGCACCACCGCGCCGGGGAGCGCCGCCCCGACCCGGGCGGCGACGGATCCCGCGGTGTCCGGCTCAGGGGCGAGCGCCCCGGCTTCGAGTCCCTCGGCGAGCGCCACGGCTTCGGGCCCGGCGCTGTCCGCGTCCGTCGGCCCGTCACCGCCGGGTCGCGGCGAAAGCGTCCCCTCGGGGAGCAGGCGAACCGACCCCGTCCCGAGTTCCACGGTCGCCCTGACCCGCATCGGCTCGTCCCCGCGCCGGGACAGCACCGCGAGCGATCCGACCCGCGCCGCCGGGCCCCCGCCCCCGAGCCGGACCTCGAACTCGCGGACCGCCCGCTGCGGATCGCCGCTGCGCCCCAGCGTCAGGTGCGGGGTGAACCCCCGCGCGTCCGCACCCCGCCCGCGGCAACCGGGGAACCGCTCCGCCAGCGCCCGCCGCAGCTCCTGCCACGCCGCGTCACCGTCGGCCGCCGGGTCCAGCCACAGGGTGGCGTACTCGCGGTGCCCGAAGCTGTGCACCCCGGCCAGCCGGGTGGTGAACGGCGCGGTCTTGGCGGCGACTTCCGCCAGCAGCGGCAGCGCCTCCTCGAAAGAGGACTCCGGAACGAAGCCGAACAGCAGGTTCACGTGCGGCGGCCACCGGTCGGCCCCGGGGTCGTGCTCCCGCCGCAGGGCGTCCACCGCCGGGTCGGGCGGCGGCAGCCACGCCACCGCCGTACGCGCGGTCGCCGCTACGCCGAGGGTGCCGCCCCCGCCGTCGGCCCCGAATTCGACCGTGGCCCCCACCCCGTAGTGGTCGGAGACGAACAGTCCGTCGGTGGTGGGGGAATCGCCCCGCAGCGCGGCCTCCCGCACCCGCGCGTCCGCCGACCGCAGCAGGATCCGGTCCAGCCGCGCCGCCCGACCCGACAGCGAGCCGACCGCGGCCAGCGGGTTGGCCACCGGGTCGAAGGTCGGGGTGTCGTCCGCCGGCCCGTGTACCTCGCTCCACGCGTCCCGCAACCCCAGCGCGGCGGCCGGGCCCTCGGCCCCGGACCGCCCGTCTTTGAAGTCGCCGACCAGCGCCAGCTGGGCCTCGACGCCGCCCAGCCCCTCGGCCAGCCGCGCGAGTTCCCCCGCGCGCCGGTCCGCACCGCGCTCGGAGTGGTCGCTGCTCAGGTGCGTCGCGGCCACCACCAGCGGGCCGCCCGCCGTATCGACGGTGACGGCGGTGACCGCCTTGTGGCGGCCCAGCACGTTCATCCCGGCCTCGCGCACCGGCAGGCGGCTGAGCACCAGCAACCCGCTCTCCGCGACGTCGGGGCCGCCCGGGTCGGTGCCCAGGGCGTAGCCGGCCCGGACCCACGGCAGCGCCAGCAGCGGGACGAGCAGCGCGGGTTCGACTTCCTGGAGCGCGATCACGTCCGCGTCGGCGGCCTCCAGCTCGGCCAGCAGCAGCGGCCTGCGCCGGGCGGTCGAGATGTGCGGGGCGTCGTAGCGGTCCCACAGGGTGTTCCAGGTGAGCAGCCGCACCCGGGCCGGACCGGGCGCCGCCCCGGCGCCGGGCGCCTCCACCGGCCGCCAGCCCCCGCCGTCCGCCGGATCCCAGGCGTGCGGGGTACGGGCGGTGAAGAACGGTGCCCGCAGCAGCCGGGGGGCACGCACCCGCCCGGCCCGCGTCACGTCGATCCGGTCCACTCCGGTGGCCCGGTCCCACACCAGCTCTCCGTCCGCCTCCACGAACAGCACCCGGTGCCAGGGGATGTCTCCGCCCGGCACGAAGGACGGCAGCGGAACCCGCTTGGGCGCGGCCCCGCGCTGGAGCAGCCCGAGTGTGAACCGCGCCGGGTCGAAGCGGGGGTCCCAGCGGACCTGGTGGTAGAGCTCCTCGCTGGTACGCATCAGCAGTCCCCGCCCGGTGTCCCGACGACCGCCGGGGTCTCTTCCGCGTCCGCCTCGTCGATCGACCCGGCCGTGTCCGCGAGCGTGCCGTCGCCGCCGACGTACCACGTCAGGTGCGCCTCGCCCGGGTACGGCGGGCCGAACCGGCGCAGCTGCGAGTCCAGTACCGCATCCGGTACGGGGTGCGCC
This Streptomyces sp. NBC_00539 DNA region includes the following protein-coding sequences:
- a CDS encoding poly(A) polymerase, which gives rise to MRTSEELYHQVRWDPRFDPARFTLGLLQRGAAPKRVPLPSFVPGGDIPWHRVLFVEADGELVWDRATGVDRIDVTRAGRVRAPRLLRAPFFTARTPHAWDPADGGGWRPVEAPGAGAAPGPARVRLLTWNTLWDRYDAPHISTARRRPLLLAELEAADADVIALQEVEPALLVPLLALPWVRAGYALGTDPGGPDVAESGLLVLSRLPVREAGMNVLGRHKAVTAVTVDTAGGPLVVAATHLSSDHSERGADRRAGELARLAEGLGGVEAQLALVGDFKDGRSGAEGPAAALGLRDAWSEVHGPADDTPTFDPVANPLAAVGSLSGRAARLDRILLRSADARVREAALRGDSPTTDGLFVSDHYGVGATVEFGADGGGGTLGVAATARTAVAWLPPPDPAVDALRREHDPGADRWPPHVNLLFGFVPESSFEEALPLLAEVAAKTAPFTTRLAGVHSFGHREYATLWLDPAADGDAAWQELRRALAERFPGCRGRGADARGFTPHLTLGRSGDPQRAVREFEVRLGGGGPAARVGSLAVLSRRGDEPMRVRATVELGTGSVRLLPEGTLSPRPGGDGPTDADSAGPEAVALAEGLEAGALAPEPDTAGSVAARVGAALPGAVVHLAGSRRMGCALPGADLDLVAALPGEVDPERLRERIAAALPHARRLRLVTGARVPGLRFRVDGLDVDLVAVATGTTPPARAVSRRAALGGAAAVALSAVSDADAVRGFVGAASGAFAGLAREVKAWARSRGLDSAPFGGLPGLAWAVLAARTVAEAEDLAPGALLREFFATWAAWDWRVPVALDTPNTLDAPGVRDAAPGPDEGSDPAVTVLTPSHPVRSCTAQVGPGTRDLLVRELYAAWESLDADPGRRSPAAPTPPHRRHAAWAVVTVRGAGPGQLEENLGRMRGRLRALLGVLADAGLPDVHAWPRPFERGDTLARYAIGLGTAPPDAARLASLTGPWSSGLPGVEVTWAECGAVPSLA
- a CDS encoding MerR family transcriptional regulator produces the protein MFTIGDFAKYGRVSVRMLRHYDALGLLRPARVDPASGYRFYEAEQLTRLNRVIALKELGFTLEEVGAILNERPGVAELRGMLRLRRAELESALAAAAARLAEVETRLRTIESEGTMPTDEIVVKSLPPVRLAEVTGVAAGYAPQEIGPVIGPLYEELCSRVEAAGVVPTGPGLAYYEDAPDAAPGSVLVHAGLPVAAAVHARDLGGAVRIVELPGVERAATVVHRGPMDDVLPTVQALARWIDAHGHRSAGFARELGLACPEDREQWVTELQEPLTP
- a CDS encoding peptidoglycan-binding protein; the protein is MPDDGLLVRPYVAAPGPPASAANGPTWPEGAAPPVPAPSTAPAVSVVPDRRVRGGRAPALLALLALLGLSVAGALVFLPGGPDPGPGRASAPPGLSVPVLPARSPDTDPAPPSATPDRPKASTPAPVRATPSAPGSRPGSTPGGGPSGVVPPTPAEDSATLRQGDKGPEVRVLQQRLYAQGFTYVAVTGVYDGRTRRGVAQLQSDRDIKGDPPGVYGPATRAAFG
- a CDS encoding NADP-dependent oxidoreductase, which produces MRAMAYETYGGTEVLAETRLPVPKVAPGEVLVRVKYASVNPVDWKIMAGGLDALMDVVYPVVPGWDVAGTIERVGIDVPEFAVGDEVMAYARKDYVHGGTFAEFVSVPVRALAAKPASLDWKQAAGLPLAGLTAYQLLTRLGTGKEDTVLVHGASGGVGSFGVQIARSLGARVIGTASPRNHDRLRELGCEPVAYGDGLADRVRELAPDGVSVVADFVGGVLDVTRAVLADGGRHASIADHTVLGAGGQWMWVRPVADDLTELGRLADSGLLTVPVAETFPLAELAAAFELSQAGHTAGKIVIEL
- a CDS encoding DNRLRE domain-containing protein produces the protein MRRSRGTATALALSLAGTATAIGLGLAPQAAAITPPVAFTADALPTWQPNGVVWALAEAGGTVFVGGTFSAVRPPADGGGSERPAVNFAALDAATGAPTSCSLDFTVGGGTATVRALTLSPDKKTLYAGGYFGAVNGTPVSSIAAIDVASCTVKTSFRPAFAATVRALAATGDTVYAGGDFLTVSGQPRRRFAAVGASDGALKPFTADADEPGRALEVTPDGNNVVLGGDFFTVNGTNTHALAVVNATSGALTKAYPGFIETNSVVKDIATDATGFYTGNEGTGGGVFDGRIALDLGDFNQRWRDTCLGATQAVLPYQNVLYSASHAHDCSSVGEYPDGRRHHLLAQPTTSVGKLGWAPDTNDGIGEGIGPRVMTVGSKAGVPYLWVGGEFTTVNGAAQQSLTRFASTGDTGAPTVPVASAVSFKPVEVQVRWRTSLDLDDSALTYRIYRNGSATAIGTVTADSLFFKRPQASWTDTTVLAGQSYTYRVTATDAAGNTSALSGTASVTVPTSVDAYPNAVRTDGAQQFWRYDESALPFVADSSVAGNESGVHLNGPALRQSPGAVNGASTAIGFNGTNTQVYGDKRQTVGSSYSIETWFKTNTTRGGKLVGFGNNQDRGSSRYDKHIYMTNDGRLVYGVYTGATRTLTTGNAERYNDDKWHHVVATQGPGGMTLYVDGAQKGTLNVTTHEDFTGYWHAGGDNLNAWPDRPTSDYWAGLLDETAVYPSVLSAAQVQHHYALATAPADSVVQLTAAEDTYANAGAPGTNYGASGSLAVRGTPLYASYLRFNLPAAPAGTVLKSATLSVKTSTMSGAGTTDTVSVVPVTGAWTEGATTYDNRPGLGAPALGGFPGVPDGSAVHTAGLDTATVASALGTAYGLALTSTGTDALWLWSSEAAADEGTPRLTLTFGAP